One Brassica napus cultivar Da-Ae chromosome A5, Da-Ae, whole genome shotgun sequence DNA window includes the following coding sequences:
- the LOC111215795 gene encoding flt3 receptor-interacting lectin-like has product MFKPMSFDKEVELFGDSKLINEGSSIQLTNSVSGSEGRVVYKEPINLSNSLSFSSYFSFSMPNETDDVMAFVMVPTSLDLSLFGNKNNNSSSALGFLFEHAKNETVVAFEFDISNRGNRARVLLGKPESSEVRNLSFEGDLMMENGGSTLSCMIDYEASLKRMMVRFRKLGTRKMLDPFFDFSVDLGELWKGGEFMVGLSSTNGNSSEAHVLHSWSFDIRHPTPVCVPPPMWMHPQPSDTSKR; this is encoded by the coding sequence ATGTTCAAACCTATGAGTTTCGACAAGGAAGTTGAACTTTTTGGAGATTCGAAGTTGATCAACGAAGGCTCTTCGATTCAGCTGACAAACTCTGTGAGTGGAAGCGAGGGAAGAGTGGTTTACAAGGAACCCATCAATCTTAGCAACTCGTTATCTTTCTCGAGTTACTTCTCGTTTTCCATGCCTAATGAGACCGATGACGTCATGGCTTTTGTAATGGTTCCAACTAGTTTGGATCTTAGTCTGTTCGGtaataaaaacaacaacagTTCCTCTGCCTTAGGGTTTCTTTTTGAGCATGCAAAGAACGAGACGGTTGTGGCTTTTGAGTTTGATATATCCAATAGAGGAAACCGTGCGAGAGTCTTGTTAGGTAAACCTGAATCTTCTGAAGTTAGAAACCTTTCTTTTGAGGGTGACTTGATGATGGAGAATGGAGGGTCGACGTTGAGttgtatgattgattatgaGGCGAGTTTGAAGAGAATGATGGTTCGGTTCAGGAAACTAGGCACGAGGAAGATGTTGGATCCGTTCTTTGATTTCTCTGTAGACTTGGGGGAGCTTTGGAAGGGTGGTGAGTTCATGGTGGGTTTAAGCTCTACAAACGGGAACTCTTCCGAGGCACATGTTCTCCATTCATGGAGCTTTGACATACGGCATCCAACGCCGGTGTGTGTGCCTCCTCCAATGTGGATGCATCCTCAACCGAGTGACACTTCTAAGAGGTAA